In Streptococcus gallolyticus subsp. gallolyticus DSM 16831, the sequence CGCAAAGGCGAATACCTTGCCCTTAACGCTGGAATTGTTGCCATGAATCTTGTTTTGGCTTTGACTGACCAAGATATTTCATCAAATATTATTCTTGGTTTTGATAAGTCATCAACCAATGATATTCTAGAAATTGATAAACGTTTTCGTCCAGAGCTCTTAATCACTGTTGGTTATAGCGATAATAAGCCTGAACCAAGTTATCGTTTGCCTGTTGACGAAATTATCGAACGTCGTTAAGCGTACCGACTTTAATTTCATGCACCAAACTTGGTTTATTTGCTAGGCTGAGTTTGACAAATACAGTAACATGAGTTTACCGATTTTTGGTGAGTTCAAAGATAAAACAAGATAGCTTTTCTTTTTTGAGAAAAGCTACCTTTATGGAGGAGTTATAAGAATGACAGTAGATTTTAAAGCAGAAGTTGAAAAACGTAAAGATGCCATGATGGAAGACCTCTTTGCTCTTTTGCGTATCAACTCAGAACGTGATGACAGCAAAGCTGACAAAGAACACCCATTTGGACCTGGTCCAGTAAAAGCTTTGGAACATTTCCTAGCTATGGCTGAACGTGATGGTTACAAAACACGTAACATTGATAACTATGCTGGTGATTTTGAATTTGGTGAAGGTGACGAAGTTCTCGGAATCTTTGCTCACTTAGACGTTGTGCCTGCAGGTAGCGGTTGGGATACTGACCCTTATGAGCCAGTTATCAAAGATGGACGCCTTTATGCGCGTGGGTCATCTGATGATAAAGGTCCAACAATGGCATGTTACTATGCCCTAAAAATCATCAAAGAACTTGGTTTGCCAGTATCTAAAAAAGTTCGTTTCATCGTTGGTACTGATGAAGAATCAGGCTGGGGCGATATGGAATATTATTTTGCTCACAATGGCTTGAAAGACCCTAATTTTGGTTTCTCTCCAGATGCTGAATTCCCAATTATCAATGGTGAAAAAGGAAATATCACAGAATTCCTACACTTTGCAGGTGACAATAACGGTGCCTTCACATTGAATAGTTTCGATGCTGGACTTCGTGATAACATGGTGCCAGAATCAGCAACAGCTATCTTCACAGCTGACAGCACTTTGGCTGAACTTCAAGAAAAATTAACAGCATACACAACAGCTGAAAACTTGACTGCTGAACTGACTCAAGAAGGCGACGCTTTCCGTTTGACAGTTGTCGGAAAATCAGCTCACGGTTCAACACCAGAACTTGGTATCAACGGTGCAACATACCTTGCTAAATTCCTTAACCAATTTGCTTTTGAAGGAGCTGCTAAAGCTTATCTTGAAACAGCAGCAAACGTTCTTCACGGTGATTTTGCAGGTGAAAACCTTGGTGTTGCCTATACTGATGAAAAAATGGGCGCTCTTAGCATGAACGCTGGTGTTTTCAAATTTGACCGCAACTCAGATGACAATACAATCACTCTTAACTTCCGTTACCCACAAGGTACAGATGCGCAAACTATCAAAGCTGAACTTGAAAAACTTAACGGTGTGACAAAAGTAACACTTTCAGATCACGAACACACACCACACTATGTTCCAGCTGATGACCCATTGGTTGCAACACTTCTTTCTGTTTACGAAAAACAAACAGGCTTGAAAGGTTACGAACAAGTTATTGGTGGTGGTACATTTGGACGCCTTCTTAAACGTGGTGTTGCTTTCGGTGCAATGTTCCCAGATTATGTCAATACAATGCACCAAGCAAATGAATTTGCCGACGTTGAAGACCTTTACCGTGCTGCAGCAATCTACGCCGAAGCACTTTACGAATTGATTAAATAACCTTTGACAATGACAGGAGGAGATTTTTACAACTTGTAAGAATCTCTTTCTTTATATTTGAAACCTTTGAAAAGTAGAAGGGGGGAGAAATGGATACCATTGAACAATTAATTGCGGACATTAT encodes:
- the pepV gene encoding dipeptidase PepV, with the translated sequence MTVDFKAEVEKRKDAMMEDLFALLRINSERDDSKADKEHPFGPGPVKALEHFLAMAERDGYKTRNIDNYAGDFEFGEGDEVLGIFAHLDVVPAGSGWDTDPYEPVIKDGRLYARGSSDDKGPTMACYYALKIIKELGLPVSKKVRFIVGTDEESGWGDMEYYFAHNGLKDPNFGFSPDAEFPIINGEKGNITEFLHFAGDNNGAFTLNSFDAGLRDNMVPESATAIFTADSTLAELQEKLTAYTTAENLTAELTQEGDAFRLTVVGKSAHGSTPELGINGATYLAKFLNQFAFEGAAKAYLETAANVLHGDFAGENLGVAYTDEKMGALSMNAGVFKFDRNSDDNTITLNFRYPQGTDAQTIKAELEKLNGVTKVTLSDHEHTPHYVPADDPLVATLLSVYEKQTGLKGYEQVIGGGTFGRLLKRGVAFGAMFPDYVNTMHQANEFADVEDLYRAAAIYAEALYELIK